From Hymenobacter sedentarius, a single genomic window includes:
- the dxs gene encoding 1-deoxy-D-xylulose-5-phosphate synthase, producing the protein MIVEPGPLLAAIDSPDDLKKLAPEQLVQLSTELREFIIDSVSIYGGHFGASLGVVELTVAMHYVFNTPYDQLVWDVGHQAYGHKILTGRRDKFPTNRRYHGMSGFPKRSESEYDAFGVGHSSTSIGAALGMAVASDYKGEKDRQHIAVIGDGAMTAGMAFEALNHAGVANSNLLVILNDNCMSIDPNVGALKEYLTDITTSRTYNKVRDELWNVLGKLSKFGPNPQHIARKVEAAMKATLLKQSNLFEALKFRYFGPVDGHDVQHLVTILNDLKTIPGPKILHCVTVKGKGYALAEKDQTLWHAPGLFDKITGEIYKKTPDKPQPPKYQDVFGHTMVELAEANPKVMGVTPAMPSGSSLNIMMAAMPDRAFDVGIAEQHAVTFSAGLATQGLVPFCNIYSSFMQRGYDQVVHDVALQNLHVVFCLDRAGFAGADGPTHHGCYDLAYMRCIPNIVVSAPMNEQELRNLMYTATLPENAGPFSIRYPRGEGVMPQWRTPLQRIAIGTGRVVREGEEGGVAILSIGHIGNYAVKATETLRAEGLDAGHYDMRFCKPLDEEMLRDIARRYRAIVTVEDGCLPGGFGSAVLEFLTDHGFHLPVRRLGIPDRVVEHGTQDELYKECGFDAAGIAAAVREMSGKLATDALATVLR; encoded by the coding sequence ATGATAGTTGAACCCGGCCCGCTCCTGGCGGCGATTGACTCGCCCGACGACCTTAAAAAGCTTGCTCCCGAGCAGTTAGTCCAACTTAGCACCGAGCTGCGCGAGTTTATTATCGACTCCGTGAGCATTTACGGCGGGCACTTCGGCGCCTCGCTGGGCGTGGTGGAGCTGACGGTGGCCATGCACTACGTCTTCAACACGCCCTACGACCAGCTGGTGTGGGACGTGGGCCACCAGGCCTACGGCCACAAAATTCTGACCGGCCGCCGCGATAAATTCCCGACCAACCGCCGCTACCACGGCATGTCGGGCTTCCCGAAGCGCAGCGAAAGCGAGTACGACGCTTTCGGCGTGGGCCACAGCAGCACCAGCATCGGGGCGGCGCTGGGCATGGCCGTGGCCTCGGACTATAAGGGCGAGAAAGACCGCCAGCACATTGCTGTAATCGGCGACGGTGCCATGACGGCGGGCATGGCCTTCGAGGCGCTGAACCACGCCGGCGTGGCCAACTCCAATCTGCTGGTTATCCTCAACGACAACTGCATGAGCATCGACCCCAACGTGGGCGCGCTCAAGGAATACCTCACCGACATCACCACCTCCCGCACCTACAACAAAGTGCGCGACGAGCTGTGGAACGTGCTCGGCAAGCTCAGCAAGTTCGGGCCCAACCCCCAGCACATTGCCCGCAAAGTAGAGGCCGCCATGAAGGCGACTCTGCTCAAGCAAAGCAACCTGTTTGAGGCGCTGAAATTCCGCTACTTCGGCCCCGTGGATGGGCACGACGTGCAGCATCTCGTCACCATCCTCAACGACCTCAAAACTATTCCCGGGCCCAAAATCCTGCACTGCGTGACGGTGAAAGGCAAGGGCTACGCGCTGGCCGAAAAAGACCAGACGCTGTGGCACGCGCCGGGCTTATTCGATAAAATCACCGGGGAGATTTACAAAAAGACTCCCGACAAGCCCCAGCCGCCCAAGTACCAAGACGTGTTTGGCCACACCATGGTGGAATTGGCTGAGGCCAATCCCAAAGTCATGGGCGTGACGCCGGCCATGCCCTCGGGCTCGTCGCTGAACATCATGATGGCCGCCATGCCCGACCGCGCTTTCGACGTGGGCATTGCCGAGCAGCACGCCGTCACGTTCTCGGCCGGCCTGGCTACCCAGGGCCTGGTGCCGTTCTGCAACATCTACTCCTCGTTTATGCAGCGGGGCTACGACCAGGTGGTGCACGACGTGGCCCTGCAAAACCTGCACGTGGTGTTCTGCCTCGACCGGGCCGGTTTTGCCGGTGCCGACGGCCCCACTCACCACGGCTGCTACGACTTGGCCTACATGCGCTGCATACCCAACATCGTGGTATCGGCCCCGATGAACGAGCAGGAGCTGCGCAACCTGATGTACACCGCCACCCTGCCCGAAAACGCTGGCCCGTTCAGCATTCGCTACCCGCGCGGCGAGGGCGTGATGCCGCAGTGGCGCACGCCGTTGCAGCGCATCGCCATCGGCACGGGCCGCGTGGTGCGCGAGGGCGAGGAGGGCGGCGTGGCCATCCTCAGCATCGGTCATATCGGCAACTACGCCGTGAAAGCCACCGAAACGCTGCGGGCCGAAGGCCTCGACGCGGGCCACTACGACATGCGCTTCTGCAAGCCGCTGGACGAGGAAATGCTGCGCGACATTGCCCGCCGCTACCGCGCCATCGTGACCGTGGAAGATGGCTGCCTGCCCGGCGGCTTCGGCTCGGCCGTGCTCGAGTTCCTGACGGACCACGGCTTCCACCTGCCCGTGCGGCGCCTCGGCATCCCCGACCGCGTGGTGGAGCACGGCACCCAGGACGAGCTGTACAAAGAGTGCGGTTTTGATGCCGCCGGCATTGCCGCCGCCGTGCGCGAGATGAGCGGGAAATTAGCGACCGATGCCCTGGCTACGGTGCTGCGGTAG
- a CDS encoding aldo/keto reductase, with product MATTTTSTYPTTFTLGGDLTINRLGYGAMRITGQGIWGPPADHDESIRVLQRAVELGVNFIDTADSYGPNVSEELIAEALYPYQPGLVIATKGGLLRTGPNEWPIDASPEHLEEVLHGSLKRLQLDQIDLYQLHRVDPEVPFEKTLEFLQKAQEEGLVKHIGLSEVTVEQIKKAQEYVKVVAVQNMYSIENRKWEAELTYTREQGMAFIPWYPLAGGNSEALAALGQLAHKHQATSPQIALSWLLHHSPNILLIPGTSKVKHLEENMKTADIQLSTEDMAVLDRIGA from the coding sequence ATGGCAACTACCACCACGTCAACATACCCTACCACATTCACCCTCGGCGGCGACCTCACCATTAACCGACTCGGCTACGGGGCCATGCGCATCACCGGCCAGGGCATCTGGGGCCCGCCGGCCGACCACGACGAATCCATCCGCGTGCTGCAGCGGGCCGTGGAGCTGGGCGTGAACTTCATTGATACTGCCGACAGCTACGGGCCCAACGTTTCGGAAGAGTTGATTGCCGAGGCGCTGTACCCGTACCAGCCGGGCCTCGTCATTGCCACCAAGGGCGGCCTGCTGCGCACCGGCCCCAACGAGTGGCCCATCGACGCTAGTCCCGAGCACCTCGAAGAAGTGCTGCACGGCAGCCTGAAGCGTCTGCAGCTCGACCAGATTGACCTCTACCAGCTCCACCGCGTCGACCCGGAAGTGCCCTTTGAAAAGACCCTGGAGTTTCTGCAAAAAGCGCAGGAAGAAGGCCTGGTAAAGCACATTGGCCTGTCGGAAGTCACGGTTGAGCAGATTAAAAAGGCCCAGGAATACGTGAAAGTGGTGGCTGTGCAGAATATGTACAGCATCGAAAACCGGAAGTGGGAAGCTGAGCTGACATATACCCGCGAGCAAGGCATGGCCTTCATTCCGTGGTACCCGTTGGCTGGCGGCAATTCGGAGGCACTGGCTGCCTTGGGCCAGCTGGCGCACAAGCACCAGGCCACGTCGCCGCAGATTGCGTTGAGCTGGCTGCTCCACCACTCGCCCAACATCCTGCTCATTCCCGGTACCTCCAAGGTGAAACACCTGGAAGAGAACATGAAAACGGCGGATATCCAGCTGTCGACCGAGGATATGGCGGTTTTGGACCGCATCGGCGCATAG
- a CDS encoding Gfo/Idh/MocA family protein, translating to MKASADHLPSRRHFMRLLSLGAGATIAGSASLAKPLRTLAEGLTADRKLGVALVGLGKYSTDELAPALQQTKLCRLAGIVTGSPAKAARWKQQYNIADKNIYDYKTFDRIADNPDIDIVYVVLPNALHAEYVVRAAQAGKHVICEKPMATSVADAARMIAAMQKAGKKLGIGYRLHFEPHHREMMRLGQQQVFGPVQHLLADNGFRFNNDTPWRVNKALSGGGPLMDMGIYCLQGCIYTKGQVPVSVTAKFTPKTDPMLFKEVEAGVNWQLQFADGATADCRTTYAENMASRLRAEAPKGWAELAPAFGYGGLQGRTSQGPMNIPNVNQQAAQMDDFADCVLHNKPTRVPGEMGLRDVQLLEAIYRAAETGQKVSTKDVASVLDKVGKK from the coding sequence ATGAAAGCTTCAGCTGACCACCTGCCTTCCCGCCGCCATTTTATGCGCCTGCTCTCGCTGGGCGCGGGCGCCACCATCGCCGGCTCGGCATCCCTGGCCAAGCCCCTGCGCACGCTGGCCGAGGGCCTTACGGCCGACCGCAAGCTGGGCGTGGCGCTGGTGGGGCTGGGCAAGTACAGCACCGACGAACTGGCCCCGGCCCTGCAGCAAACCAAGCTGTGCCGGCTGGCGGGCATCGTGACTGGCTCGCCGGCCAAAGCAGCGCGGTGGAAGCAGCAGTACAATATCGCGGATAAGAACATCTACGATTACAAGACCTTCGACCGGATAGCCGACAACCCCGACATCGACATTGTGTACGTGGTGCTGCCCAACGCCCTGCACGCCGAGTACGTGGTGCGGGCGGCGCAGGCCGGCAAGCACGTCATCTGCGAGAAGCCTATGGCCACGTCGGTGGCCGATGCCGCCCGAATGATTGCAGCCATGCAAAAGGCGGGCAAGAAACTGGGCATCGGCTACCGGCTGCACTTCGAGCCCCACCACCGCGAAATGATGCGCCTGGGCCAGCAGCAGGTGTTTGGTCCGGTGCAGCACCTGCTGGCCGACAACGGCTTTCGCTTTAACAACGACACGCCCTGGCGCGTGAACAAGGCCCTGAGTGGCGGCGGCCCGCTCATGGACATGGGCATCTACTGCCTGCAGGGCTGCATTTACACCAAGGGGCAGGTGCCGGTATCGGTCACGGCGAAGTTCACCCCGAAAACCGACCCCATGCTGTTCAAGGAAGTGGAAGCCGGCGTGAACTGGCAGTTGCAATTTGCCGATGGCGCTACCGCCGACTGCCGCACCACCTACGCCGAAAACATGGCCAGCCGCCTGCGCGCCGAAGCCCCCAAGGGTTGGGCTGAGCTGGCCCCAGCGTTCGGCTACGGGGGCCTGCAGGGCCGCACCAGCCAAGGCCCCATGAACATCCCCAACGTCAACCAGCAAGCCGCCCAGATGGACGACTTTGCCGATTGCGTGCTCCACAACAAGCCCACCCGCGTGCCTGGCGAAATGGGCCTGCGCGACGTGCAGCTGCTCGAAGCCATCTACCGCGCCGCTGAGACTGGCCAGAAGGTTTCAACCAAAGACGTGGCGTCGGTACTGGATAAAGTGGGCAAGAAGTAA
- a CDS encoding alpha/beta fold hydrolase: protein MLSFLRHFTLAAALIAGVSSRVPAQDAPATKRPDRAQHHVFVINNFRTESGVTLPQARVVYGTYGHLNAARDNAILLPSHYMANHHGYEWLIGPGKALDTAKVFLVATELFGNGKSSSPSNTPEPYHGPRFPVMTIRDNVEAVHQLLGQGLKITHLKAIIGFSMGAQQAFQWAVSYPRFADRLVATSGTAKTYPHGVVRLEGQIAALTADAAFNNGDYTAPPTKGLEAFAMVWTGWLYSQEWWRRELWRAGAKPGTTFEQVLHEYRTNFIPGADANDLILQMRTWERHDVGATPAFGGNVEKALRSIQVPILYMPSETDLYFPLTDARYEAAFIPGVVLKPIPSLWGHTAGAAPNPADAKFLNDNIRSFLAAKGR from the coding sequence ATGCTCTCATTTTTACGACATTTCACACTGGCTGCGGCTCTTATTGCCGGAGTCAGCAGTCGCGTGCCCGCTCAGGATGCGCCCGCTACCAAGCGCCCGGACCGTGCCCAGCACCACGTCTTTGTTATCAATAATTTCCGGACCGAAAGCGGCGTGACCTTGCCGCAGGCCCGCGTGGTGTACGGCACCTACGGCCACCTCAACGCCGCCCGCGACAACGCCATTCTGCTGCCTTCGCACTACATGGCCAACCACCACGGCTACGAGTGGCTCATTGGCCCGGGCAAGGCGCTCGATACCGCCAAGGTGTTTTTGGTGGCCACCGAGCTGTTTGGCAACGGCAAGTCGTCGTCGCCCAGCAACACGCCCGAGCCCTACCACGGCCCTCGCTTCCCGGTCATGACCATTCGCGACAACGTGGAGGCCGTGCACCAGCTGCTGGGCCAGGGCCTGAAAATCACCCACCTCAAGGCCATCATTGGTTTCTCGATGGGCGCCCAGCAGGCGTTTCAGTGGGCCGTGAGCTACCCCCGCTTCGCCGACCGACTGGTGGCCACTTCGGGCACCGCCAAAACCTATCCCCACGGCGTGGTGCGCCTCGAAGGGCAAATTGCCGCCCTCACCGCCGATGCCGCCTTCAACAACGGCGACTACACAGCTCCGCCCACCAAAGGCCTGGAGGCCTTTGCCATGGTCTGGACCGGCTGGCTGTACTCGCAGGAATGGTGGCGGCGCGAGCTCTGGCGCGCCGGCGCCAAGCCCGGCACCACGTTTGAGCAAGTGCTGCACGAGTACCGCACCAACTTCATTCCCGGCGCCGATGCCAACGACCTGATTCTGCAGATGCGCACCTGGGAGCGGCACGACGTGGGCGCCACGCCCGCCTTTGGCGGCAACGTAGAAAAGGCCCTGCGCTCCATCCAGGTGCCCATTCTGTACATGCCTTCGGAAACGGATTTGTATTTCCCGCTCACCGATGCACGCTACGAAGCCGCCTTCATCCCCGGGGTGGTGCTGAAGCCGATTCCGTCGTTGTGGGGCCACACCGCGGGCGCCGCGCCCAACCCCGCCGATGCGAAGTTTCTGAACGACAACATCCGCAGCTTCCTAGCCGCGAAGGGCCGGTAG
- a CDS encoding ASCH/PUA domain-containing protein, with product MNTNIVFPEQFVPQFQISNPAQRQTHDLKIWPSCFAAVKAGNKPFDVRENDRNFQVGDMLLLHEVEPENEHDTGQTITRWVSYVLQGGAFGIQPNWCVLGFSDLPPIPTGITDIRLW from the coding sequence ATGAACACCAATATTGTATTCCCCGAGCAGTTCGTTCCCCAGTTTCAGATTTCGAACCCTGCCCAGCGCCAGACGCACGACCTGAAAATCTGGCCCTCGTGCTTTGCCGCCGTTAAGGCCGGCAACAAGCCCTTCGATGTGCGCGAAAACGACCGCAACTTCCAGGTAGGCGACATGCTGCTGCTCCACGAAGTGGAGCCGGAAAACGAGCACGACACCGGCCAAACCATTACCCGCTGGGTCAGCTACGTGCTGCAGGGCGGCGCCTTCGGCATTCAGCCCAACTGGTGTGTGCTGGGCTTCAGCGACCTCCCGCCCATCCCCACAGGCATTACCGATATCCGGCTTTGGTGA
- a CDS encoding amidohydrolase family protein — MAIRFLLSAVLLLCAAIYSKAQQFTPQVQEYIKVNAPTVALTDAKVIDGTGKPAQLHQTVLLQKGRIVQVGPMKKVKVPADAQVINCAGKTLIPGLVMLHEHLYYTMPVGGYFNIAQMPYSFPRLYLAGGATTIRTAGSIEPQTDLAIKRMIGEGKLIGPDMDVTAPYMEEPSMDIPALNTIHGPEEAAAATKFWADKGCTSFKMYMHATRADLAAVVREAHQRHLKVTGHLCSITYREAAEIGIDNLEHGFMASSDFVPNKAPDVCDNATRQSLLRLPQNSPEMKSLISFLVSKKVALTSTLPVFEPYTNREVVLGGGLDALVPQLQERETATWKQNQLKDTASVRLFKKEMAWEKQFYDAGGLLVAGTDPTGAGRTIAGYSNRRQIELLVEAGFTPVQAIKISTLNGAVYLGREREIGTIEAGKQADLILINGDPEKDIKQVRQMEIVFKNGVGFDSAKLFESMKAKVGLN, encoded by the coding sequence ATGGCTATCCGATTCCTACTGTCAGCGGTCCTCCTGCTTTGCGCAGCCATTTACAGCAAAGCCCAACAGTTTACGCCGCAGGTGCAGGAGTATATCAAGGTGAATGCCCCGACGGTGGCCCTCACCGATGCCAAGGTGATAGACGGCACCGGCAAGCCAGCCCAACTTCACCAGACCGTGCTGCTGCAGAAGGGCCGCATTGTACAGGTGGGACCAATGAAGAAAGTGAAGGTGCCCGCCGATGCGCAGGTTATCAACTGCGCGGGCAAGACGTTAATTCCGGGCCTGGTGATGCTGCACGAGCACCTGTATTACACCATGCCAGTGGGCGGATACTTCAACATTGCCCAGATGCCGTACTCCTTCCCGCGGCTATACCTGGCCGGCGGCGCCACCACCATCCGTACGGCCGGTAGCATCGAGCCGCAAACCGACCTGGCCATCAAGCGCATGATAGGCGAAGGCAAGCTCATCGGGCCCGACATGGACGTGACCGCGCCCTATATGGAAGAGCCCAGCATGGACATTCCGGCCCTGAACACCATACACGGCCCCGAAGAAGCGGCGGCAGCCACTAAGTTCTGGGCCGACAAAGGCTGCACCTCCTTCAAAATGTACATGCACGCCACCCGCGCCGACCTCGCGGCCGTGGTGCGGGAAGCCCACCAGCGCCACCTCAAGGTGACCGGGCACCTCTGCTCCATCACGTACCGGGAAGCCGCCGAGATTGGCATCGACAACCTGGAGCACGGCTTCATGGCCAGCTCCGATTTCGTACCCAACAAAGCCCCCGATGTGTGCGACAATGCCACGCGCCAGTCGCTGCTACGGCTGCCCCAGAACAGCCCCGAGATGAAAAGCCTCATCAGCTTCTTGGTGAGCAAGAAAGTGGCGCTTACCTCTACCCTGCCGGTGTTCGAGCCTTACACCAACCGCGAAGTGGTGCTGGGCGGCGGGCTCGACGCCCTCGTTCCGCAGCTGCAGGAGCGCGAAACGGCCACCTGGAAGCAAAACCAACTCAAGGACACCGCCAGCGTGCGGCTGTTTAAGAAGGAGATGGCCTGGGAAAAGCAGTTTTACGACGCCGGCGGCCTGCTGGTGGCCGGCACCGACCCCACGGGCGCGGGCCGCACCATTGCCGGCTACTCCAATCGCCGGCAAATTGAGCTGTTGGTGGAAGCAGGTTTCACGCCCGTGCAGGCCATCAAAATCAGCACGCTCAACGGCGCTGTTTACCTGGGCCGGGAGCGGGAGATTGGCACCATCGAAGCGGGCAAGCAGGCCGACTTAATCCTTATCAACGGCGACCCAGAGAAGGACATCAAGCAGGTGCGCCAGATGGAAATCGTGTTCAAAAACGGCGTGGGTTTCGACTCGGCAAAGCTTTTTGAGTCGATGAAAGCGAAGGTGGGCTTGAATTAA